The sequence AAATACGGGGTTAATAAGTACCTTTTTTCAGGTATCTTTACCTTGAGTATTAATTCGATTACGACTTTTTAGTTTTACTTCACTCTGAGTGGAAAAAGTTAATTCAGGTCATTCTTCAttatcgtttgttttttttaaacacacaaatagCTGTATTTGATTGCGAGCACGCTTGCCAATctgctcatcatcatcatcatcatcatcatcatcatcatcatcagaaatGAATCCCCACCAACACCCACGCTTTTGGTTTTGCCGCGACAAGCAGCCACATTTTCCACttgttacattttgtttttcccctttgaTTTTAGCCCGCTGTGAACTTGCCTTTTGATTTTTGGTTTTGGAAAGTGCCCGAGGGATCCCGGCGAGACAAAGCTTCCATTCAGCAGACTGTCAAACTCATGCTTAATATAGTACGGCACAGGAAAGATCAAATGATGTGCCAGAACTTCCTCAGCTGTCATCTATATATGAACATGCATGTGGAAATACggggaaaattattatttttttcctgccttcaaggttattttgggtgtaattccacgGTTGGCCACTAGAAGGTGAGCCACTTTTGTTTGACACAAagtaaatttgaaagaagaagaatgaaaacaggaagtatttcaagctCAGCCTAGTTTTTGCTGAAGATTATTGAACATGAAATCCTcttcaatcctgctttttacacctACAGAAAGCTAAAGCTGTGTAGGTTCATTTAGTAATATGCATATTTGCTCTCCTGAACAAAATTTGTTCTCTCGTGAGCATAACTGAAATATGACAAAACTGGAAATACGgcaaatagaattttttttttcctgccttcaAGGTTAGCTTGGGTGTAATTCCACGGTTGGCCACTAGAAGTGCGCCACCTGTGTTTGACACGAAGTAattttgaaagaagaagaatgaaaacaggaagtatttcaagctCAGCCTAGTTTTTGCTGAAGATTATTGAACGTCAAATCCTCTTCagtcctgctttttacgcctacagaaaAGCGAAAGCTGTAAGGTTCATTTAGTAATGTGCATCTTTGCTCTCCTGAACAAGATGAATTCTCTCGTGAGCATAACTGAAATATGAccccaaaaaatgccttaaaagAGACAAAAGGGAACAatggtttgtgtttttgttaacatatttcctttttaatattgtgttttgcaTTTTGGAATCATTCAGCAGTGGTGGTTGCTCTTGTGTTTACACATCGCACACAAACAGTCAGAAAGCGCAAACGGATACTTTCACTTGGAACAAATGGCGCGAGCTCACGTACAATATGAGTTTTGTGGAGGAGGGTGTGAGGGCGGCGTTGAGAGCACAAGACACAGACAGTATACTGGAGATCACGTGGCTGCTGCCGATTAACAATGGCCGACGGTGGGGGAAAAAGGCAGATGATTAGACAGaatagaagaaggagaagagaaAGTTGCTGCTGTATTGTCATTCAAAGTTGGTCTTTTGTCGCAATCATCAAGCACTGACTTTTGTTTAAGACATATCTGGTGTATTACAACAGGCCAGAGTCCAAATTGAGAGTCGTGCCACAACATGCCGGGCAGCACTCGGAAGAAATGTAGCatggaagaagaagaggcagagaaggtccaGTGAAAGTCGTTCCCACAAGCAGAGAGAATATTCGCCAGTGGCTATTGTCGTATGCGTTTGTATGTGTTAAAGTAGCAGCTGTAATTGCCGTTGCTAATTACCGTTAGCCTGTCTGCGGTGTTTCACTGTACGTGATTTTCATCAGTTAAAATACCAGTTAATTGACCTTCCATTTAGAAGTTATCATCATTAAATCTAGCCAATGTATGGATGGGAAGCGTTCGGCTAAAAGGTAGCCTGTTAGCGTAGCTGGCAAAGCTAGCTAGTGCCGTGGTTCTTAGCTACAGTCGGTCTCATCTAGAGTAACATAGCTGTAGCTTTTCTGATTAACAATGAAAGTAGCAGCTAGCTTGGTTAGCATGGGCCATCTGAGCTCAGATCGCATCATAACCAAGCCCCGTGTTAGCATTGTAGGATTAGTGTTTTGGTTAACAAGCCAATTATTTAAATTTCTATGCTAGCATGTCTGAAGAAATACCCAGTTAGCTTACCTTCCATTTAGAAGTTACCATCATTAAATCCAAAGAATAATAGCCAATGTATGGATGGGAAGCATTAGGCTAAAAGGTAGCCTGTTAGCGTTTGCTAGTTCCATGGTTCTTAGCTACAGTAGGTCTCATCTGAGTAACATAGCTGTAGCGTTTCTGATTAACAATGAAAGTAGCAGCTAGCTTGGTTAGCGTGGGCCATCTGAGCTCAGATCGCATCATAACCAAGCCCCGTGTTAGCATTGTAGCATTAGTGTTTTGGTTAACAAGCCAATTATTTAACATTTCTATGCTAGCATGTCTGAAGAAATACCCAGTTAGCTTACCTTCCATTTAGAAGTTAGCATCATTAAATCCAAAGAATAATAGCCAATGTATGGATGGGAAGCATTAGGCTAAAAGGTAGCCTGTTAGCGTTTGCTAGTTCCATGGTTCTTAGCTACAGTAGGTCTCATCTGAGTAACATAGCTGTAGCGTTTCTGATTAACAATGAAAGTAGCAGCTAGCTTGGTTAGCGTGGGCCATCTGAGCTCAGATCGCATCATAACCAAGCCCCGTGTTAGCATTGTAGCATTAGTGTTTTGGTTAACAAGCCAATTATTTAACATTTCTATGCTAGCATGTCTGAAGAAATACCCAGTTAGCTTACCTTCCATTTAGAAGTTAGCATCATTAAATCCAAAGAATAATAGCCAATGTATGGATGGGAAGCATTAGGCTAAAAGGTAGCCTGTTAGCGTTGGCTAGTGCCATGGTTCTTAGCTACAGTAGGTCTCATCTGAGTAACATAGCTGTAGCGTTTCTGATTAACAATGAAAGTAGCAGCTAGCTTGGTTAGCATGGGTCATCTGAGCTCAGATTGCATCATAACCAAGCCCCGTGTTAGCATTGTAGCATTAGTGTTTTGGTTAACAAGCCAATTATTTAACATTTCTATGCTAGCATGTCTGAAGAAATACCCAGTTAGCTTACCTTCCATTTAGAAGTTAGCATCATTAAATCCAAAGAATACTCTCCAATGTATGGATAGGAAGCATTAGGCTAAAAGGTAGCCTGTTAGCGTTTGCTAGTGCCATGGTTCTTAGCTACAGTAGATCTTATCTGAGTAACATAGCTGTAGCATTTTTGATTAACAATGAAAGTAGCAGCTAGCTTGGTTAGCATAGGTCATCTGAGCATCACATTGCATCATAACCAAACCCCGTGCTAGCAGTGTAGCATTAGTGTTTTGGTTAACAAgccaattatttaaaattgcgaTGCTCGTTTCGGGGTGAAGCTAACTAACCAGCCGTAGCATTTAATGTCTATACATTATGTGATTGGCCAGTCTGCATTTTAGAGGTGTGGCTACGCGAAAGGTCAATTAGCGGCAAATCCCCGCCCCAAATTACAATTGGCTTCCAATCTGTGCATTGTTATATAAAGCTCCTTCATGGAATGCTGAGGAAAATCCTTCATTTAAGAacaaagctaatgctaattcatgCACAGAGctattcataaatattttacaATGCCTTAGCACAGGCTTTTGGTCTTCGTGTTTCCAACTGTGTGAGCATTTGAGAACCATTCATGTTCTGTTTATCGCATACATTCATTACTCAACGTCCCAGTAAGGCAAAGATCTGTTGCGTGTTTAGCCACCCAGTAAGACTAAAACATATGTTGGATTGAAAAGATGGGTCAATAAAGTGAAAAATCAAGACCTGGAATGGGGTCGTCTCAGGGCGTTTGAACAGTTTTTCAGAAAAGTCGTGTGAGTTGATTTCCAGTAGTGCATTACGGATGTTTATTTGATGAACGTGAAAGCCGGCGTGACTTGTTTTCAGCCTACATCGCTCCGTTACCTTCGCTCACGATTGATCAAGGCGAAAGGGCCTCCAAAATGAACGACCTTGTCCTACATTTCGATCTTACACGCTGGGAAGGACTCGTCCTGCATGACCACGGTGCTGCTGCTGGCCAGGACCATGATGTTCAGCTCCTGTTGCTTATCGTGGCTCTCCTGGTACCACTCCCTCATCACGTCTGTGTCGTGGGTCGGTATCAGCGTCACCTGATGGCCGGCAGAAAGCAGGAGTTAACCGTCTCGGGCTGACGCCAACATTTGCGTTGGTAGTCTGTTCTCTGGATGTTCAAAATGTCGGGGTAATGCCATAACTGATGTTTAGACCAGAGGTGGGCAaacttggtcctcgagggccggagtcctgcaggttttgcgtgtttcccttctccaaaacAGCTGATATGTGATCGGCTCGTCAGCAAGGTCTAcacaagcctgataatgatcctgttgattggaatcagcttgtgttggaagagggaaacctccaaaacctgcaggactccggcccttgaggcccacccctggtttagactGTAGAACTGTAGGTCTGCACAGGAGCATTTCGCACTGTCGTAGgctgtcaaaacaaatcaagagGGAAACTCTATGGACTCAAAAtgctcatgctaaaaaaaagatGCTAACAACAAAGTAAACGTGTATGACTTGAAATCAAAAACCCTACAGCCTTCATGACGCACAGCCGTCATACACCGAGGACACGCTGCATGGAGCATCTTCAGAGAGGGTCCAAACGATGACAGAAGAGCCTACAATTAGTTTTTTCTTAACATGTGACGACAGGCTCACAATTGAGGCACCGAAGCCTTCAAAAGAGCTCCAAACCCTCTACTGAATACCTAATTTCCATTTCCAACATCCTTTCGCTTGTGAAATGAGATTATCGACAATGACagcaaccaaaacaaaattgtgGCGTAGGCTGGACATAAGTAAGGGTTCTTAAAAAACACTCTGCATCTTTGTATAGTACGCACAAGTGACATACCTGCATATTGTTTTCCCACCGGGCTTTCCCTTCCAGCAGCGCATCGAGCACAGCCCGACTGGGCTCCTGAGACGTCTGGTCATTGCCGCTGACCACATAGTACGAGGAGCGCACCCGTTGGAAGAATTCGGCATCCACGTTCTTGGCATTGCAGTGATTGGGGATGTAAACCAAATCCATGTACATGGGAGGACAGTTGGGTAGAGACGCCACACTTGACACCTTCCCACTGGCACCTCGAGATGCTGACGTATTGGTTGCATTTTTGGCATCTTTCCCTTCCCCAAGACTTCTCTTGGGAGAGGCAGTCTTTGAGTCCTTCACTTTTGACAGACCGGTTTTCCGAGCTGGCGAGGAGGCCTTTTTGGTGAGTTTTTTCTTCTTGGGCTTTTCTGCGGTTTCCGTGTTAGCATTGTGGCGGTTTTCCTCCGCCTTGAGGGCTTCTGGATCGACCATGCATACGTCATGAGGGGCCGCGGTTGGAGCCGAGTCCCTGAGCGCGACTGGAGGAGGATCGGCATGCCTGTAGGTGAGGGTTCTGTCGGTGGGGAGAGTCTCTGAGTCATCCTCAGAATCAATGTTAGCATCTGCCGTGATAGAGGGGCACTCCTCGGTCCCTGGTGGAACATCGGAATCTGTCTGAGAGGGGGCGGATTCACTGATAGATGTGGGAGGCGTCTCCTCACATTGCCTGGCAGGAAGCTTACCCCCTGGAGGCGGTGGCCCACCTCCCACCACCTCAAGtggcttctcctcctcctgagTTCTCTCTTCATTGATGAAATATTCAAGAGGGTTGGGGTTGATGAAAGACGGCGAAAGCTCCGTCTTGGGATGACGGTATTCACACGAACTGACTAAACAGAGGTCGACGTCCGTCTTGGACATTGCCGATTGACTGATCTTGGAGGAGTCAGGCTCCCTGAAGCTGCAGGCTGCGTTATAAGAACAGGGATGTGATGAAAGAGGTAGATATGACGGGGAAGGGACTTGGGGGCTCACGGGAGATTTCACCTCAATTGTTGAATCGTCACATAAAAACGGGTTGGTCTCCTTTTCTGGCAACGGTTTCCCTTCGTCTGAAAACCATAATTCAGATGATGACAGAGAAGTCGTTTCGAAGGGTTTGTAATGTTTTTCTTGTGTGTCACGCTTGTGCTGTGCAGACAGTGAAATGGGGCTGATGTCTCTTTCCACGGGACCTGAAGAAACTGGGGAAGCCTCACTGGAATGGGGAGGAGAGGGGCTGAGAGAGGCTGCCTTTGTCGTTACAGAGGGTTTGTCAAGTTTCTCCTGTCCGTCAGATTTGTGCTCCGCAGACGGTGAAATGGGGCTGATGTCTGTTTCAACGGGACCTCCAGAGACTGGGGACGCCTCACTGGACTGGCGGGGAGAGGGGCTGAGAGAGGCTGCCTTTGTCATTCCAGAGGTTTTGTCAAGTTTCTCCTGTCCATCAGATTTGTGCTCCGCGGACGGTGAACTGGGGCTGATGTCTCTTTCTGGGGATGCCACACTGGAATGTGGGGAATGGGGGGCAGAGTGGGTGAGAGAGACAGCCTTTGGCGTGACTGGAGAACCGTCTGCCTGCTCGGCCATCAGGGGCAGCTCTGTCATTTGGCACGGGGTTGTGACGGAGGGTGTGGACTGGGATGCGTCCGATGGGGTGACAGAAGTAGTATGAGCCGAATCGGCGTCTTCAAAAAGCAGTGGCTTCTCTGCCGTAGTGATTTGCTCCTCGGATGTTCTCACAACATCTGAAGGACTGTCGTCAATCTCAGTCGGGCCGTTCTCAGTCGCACGCGAGTTGGTTCCTGCTGATAGGTGCTCTGGAGATTGCTTGCTAAAGTCAAGGGCTAAGGAGTGGTCCGGTGACTCCTGGCCAAACTCCATTGAAATGGTAGAATGTTCAGGTGACTTTGTGTCATGCAGCTGTGTGTAGACTTTGGTCTTTGGCGAGACGTCTGGGGAGATGGACATGGGACGAGGGCAGTCTTCCTTGGATGGAGATGCTGCCTCCGCCTCATGGAAGGTCGTCGGGGTCTGACCTACGGAAACGGACAAAGAGTCATCCACTTCTGTCGAGTGAGGAGAGCCGACTTCGGCGTGAAGGGAAGGGGAGTCAGTGGTGGGCTCGGGCAGAGAGCTGGTGGCGAGGGAGGCAGTGGACGCTGAGGCTATATGTGAAAACACGTCCTCTGCTACCACTTCCTCCAGTGGTGTGCCAGACTTGTCTGATGTGCTGCCTTCAGAAATGGACATTTTGCTCTCTTCTTTGAAAGCGGTGATGGACTGAGCATCTGATTCTTGTCTCGCAAGTGTTGTTGTGGAAAAAACTGATCGGTCAATGTCATCCTCTTCCTTCTTTATAGGGGAGTCTAGGTCAGCCGAAGGTGGGCTTTTTGGAGAAGAAGCAACCTTCTCCATAGGGGACAAACACTCCTTCTCATCGGGTTCAGGCGACTCCCTGTTGGAGGATTCCTCTTTGTCACTTGTGACCTCCACAATAATTGGACCCTGGTCTTCATTTTCTGTCATGGGTGGCAGAGTTCCTGCTTTTTCTTCGACTGGGGACTGATAATAGGGTGTATGACCTGAGGACTGGGGGGAGTTTGCCCCCTCCAATGTTTTGTCTTCTGGGCTGAGGGTGGAATCACCCATCGCTCTGGCCAAGGTAGTGGACAGTTCAATCGGGGTGGCAAACGTTGACGGGGAatcaaagttgtatttttggTCACTTGGGGGAGAATGCACGAAAGGTGATGTTGAAGTCAGCCTTGCCGAGACTGTGTCCTCCTTTTCAAATGTTTCCTGAACTGTGTTAAAGCCTTCTACTTTACCGTCACATGGAAATTTGTCCTCTTCGAATAACGATGGGGGAGATATTGTCGAAGCGGTATGGTCGTAGTCTTGGCCCTCTGTCGCATCGCTCTTAGAGTAGTCTGAACTAGGTTTACGCTGAAGTAAGGGTAGTTTGTTCTTCTCACACTCGCCAGATTGTGATATACCTAATCTGCCACCCTCCGGTGATGGAGAATCGGTCCCGTCGTTGGCCGTTTCATCGCTCAAACCGTCCCTCGGAGTTAGCATCTCATCCAGTGGAGTCGGCACACTCGAGATCTCAATGGTAGACTGCGTGAGGCCAGAGGTGACGGTAAACTCCTCGGGGAGCTCATCGGAGGCAGTTGAGCTCTCAACACCGGCCGGAAACATTTCATCGTGGATGGATGCGGCGGGGGAAACGGGCGATGACTCTTTTGGTGAGGCTGAAACAATCAGTTCCTTTTCCACTCCCATGTGCTGATCATCTGCGCGATCGTGATCATCAAGAGTTTCACGGGACTCTTTGCGATTTGATGCCACTGTCTGCGGCTCATAAACCTCCTCGGTTTCTCCTTTCTCTTCAAAATCTGCTCCGTCAGACGTTTCTTCCATCACAGTGCCCTCGTCTTCGTACTTTTCACTCATGTTACCATTGAGTTTACCCTTGAGAGCTTGCTCATCTGGAGTCGCTCCATTTTCCCCTTCGGCCTCCGTTGTGGC comes from Festucalex cinctus isolate MCC-2025b chromosome 15, RoL_Fcin_1.0, whole genome shotgun sequence and encodes:
- the map1b gene encoding microtubule-associated protein 1B isoform X2, which produces MISDSARHKLLILSGQCTESTGELLLQSGSFSFAKFIDIFTDQEIGELLSTIHPENKANLTLSCPDQGDWKNSNLDKHNLQDFINMKLNSALILPEMEGLSEFTEYLSESVEILTPFDMLEPPASGGFLKLSKPCCYIFPGGRGDSALFAVNGFNMLINGGSDRKSCFWKLVRHLDRVDSILLTHVGDDNLPGINSMLQRKIAELEEEQSQGSTANSDWVKNMISPDIGVVFVNLPENLESPEPNYRVRKNLEEAAATQHFLAKLNLRTEPLQRPVGNTIEPIILFQKMGVGKLEMYVLNPAKNSKEMQHFMKQWTGSENDTTSILLPNGKESEFPVSYLTSITSLIVWHPANPSEKVVRVLFPGNATQQHIFEGLEKLKHLDFLKQAVVTQKPSSVEVPSTPTLKQAKLKNRTDSKESLRSTPKASPSKAVRKESKEEVAEKAKADADELSHEKQQKAEKKEKTPLKKERVKVPEKEAKAKPDQMSQKETPEKKSSQIKAKPEKERITKKDIKISPEKRNVLKKEVAKKEDTPKREIKKDERVKKEEAKKRDSKKDVRRDSPMKEKKDEKRELKKDVKKLSKDTKKVSSSGEDKVLSPKPKILKKDVSKKDAGTPSKLKAKGGSKAPKADSKADAAKSAAAAIALPVDPEAERAAMSSPEDLTKDFEELQAEDLAEDAAAVQQTADEEAAITRSKEPVQAKESPEALESVDEGIATTEAEGENGATPDEQALKGKLNGNMSEKYEDEGTVMEETSDGADFEEKGETEEVYEPQTVASNRKESRETLDDHDRADDQHMGVEKELIVSASPKESSPVSPAASIHDEMFPAGVESSTASDELPEEFTVTSGLTQSTIEISSVPTPLDEMLTPRDGLSDETANDGTDSPSPEGGRLGISQSGECEKNKLPLLQRKPSSDYSKSDATEGQDYDHTASTISPPSLFEEDKFPCDGKVEGFNTVQETFEKEDTVSARLTSTSPFVHSPPSDQKYNFDSPSTFATPIELSTTLARAMGDSTLSPEDKTLEGANSPQSSGHTPYYQSPVEEKAGTLPPMTENEDQGPIIVEVTSDKEESSNRESPEPDEKECLSPMEKVASSPKSPPSADLDSPIKKEEDDIDRSVFSTTTLARQESDAQSITAFKEESKMSISEGSTSDKSGTPLEEVVAEDVFSHIASASTASLATSSLPEPTTDSPSLHAEVGSPHSTEVDDSLSVSVGQTPTTFHEAEAASPSKEDCPRPMSISPDVSPKTKVYTQLHDTKSPEHSTISMEFGQESPDHSLALDFSKQSPEHLSAGTNSRATENGPTEIDDSPSDVVRTSEEQITTAEKPLLFEDADSAHTTSVTPSDASQSTPSVTTPCQMTELPLMAEQADGSPVTPKAVSLTHSAPHSPHSSVASPERDISPSSPSAEHKSDGQEKLDKTSGMTKAASLSPSPRQSSEASPVSGGPVETDISPISPSAEHKSDGQEKLDKPSVTTKAASLSPSPPHSSEASPVSSGPVERDISPISLSAQHKRDTQEKHYKPFETTSLSSSELWFSDEGKPLPEKETNPFLCDDSTIEVKSPVSPQVPSPSYLPLSSHPCSYNAACSFREPDSSKISQSAMSKTDVDLCLVSSCEYRHPKTELSPSFINPNPLEYFINEERTQEEEKPLEVVGGGPPPPGGKLPARQCEETPPTSISESAPSQTDSDVPPGTEECPSITADANIDSEDDSETLPTDRTLTYRHADPPPVALRDSAPTAAPHDVCMVDPEALKAEENRHNANTETAEKPKKKKLTKKASSPARKTGLSKVKDSKTASPKRSLGEGKDAKNATNTSASRGASGKVSSVASLPNCPPMYMDLVYIPNHCNAKNVDAEFFQRVRSSYYVVSGNDQTSQEPSRAVLDALLEGKARWENNMQVTLIPTHDTDVMREWYQESHDKQQELNIMVLASSSTVVMQDESFPACKIEM
- the map1b gene encoding microtubule-associated protein 1B isoform X1; this encodes MSTLVQQQHSAAMLATEPAPATAPATTPGLQAAGAPAAGSPARHFVDSKFYLLVVLGEVVAEENLKCAVADIERGIRSWDANLLDCNLDQELKLFVSRHSARFSADVKGQRILHHKSNVLETVVLINPSDDTVSTEVRLMISDSARHKLLILSGQCTESTGELLLQSGSFSFAKFIDIFTDQEIGELLSTIHPENKANLTLSCPDQGDWKNSNLDKHNLQDFINMKLNSALILPEMEGLSEFTEYLSESVEILTPFDMLEPPASGGFLKLSKPCCYIFPGGRGDSALFAVNGFNMLINGGSDRKSCFWKLVRHLDRVDSILLTHVGDDNLPGINSMLQRKIAELEEEQSQGSTANSDWVKNMISPDIGVVFVNLPENLESPEPNYRVRKNLEEAAATQHFLAKLNLRTEPLQRPVGNTIEPIILFQKMGVGKLEMYVLNPAKNSKEMQHFMKQWTGSENDTTSILLPNGKESEFPVSYLTSITSLIVWHPANPSEKVVRVLFPGNATQQHIFEGLEKLKHLDFLKQAVVTQKPSSVEVPSTPTLKQAKLKNRTDSKESLRSTPKASPSKAVRKESKEEVAEKAKADADELSHEKQQKAEKKEKTPLKKERVKVPEKEAKAKPDQMSQKETPEKKSSQIKAKPEKERITKKDIKISPEKRNVLKKEVAKKEDTPKREIKKDERVKKEEAKKRDSKKDVRRDSPMKEKKDEKRELKKDVKKLSKDTKKVSSSGEDKVLSPKPKILKKDVSKKDAGTPSKLKAKGGSKAPKADSKADAAKSAAAAIALPVDPEAERAAMSSPEDLTKDFEELQAEDLAEDAAAVQQTADEEAAITRSKEPVQAKESPEALESVDEGIATTEAEGENGATPDEQALKGKLNGNMSEKYEDEGTVMEETSDGADFEEKGETEEVYEPQTVASNRKESRETLDDHDRADDQHMGVEKELIVSASPKESSPVSPAASIHDEMFPAGVESSTASDELPEEFTVTSGLTQSTIEISSVPTPLDEMLTPRDGLSDETANDGTDSPSPEGGRLGISQSGECEKNKLPLLQRKPSSDYSKSDATEGQDYDHTASTISPPSLFEEDKFPCDGKVEGFNTVQETFEKEDTVSARLTSTSPFVHSPPSDQKYNFDSPSTFATPIELSTTLARAMGDSTLSPEDKTLEGANSPQSSGHTPYYQSPVEEKAGTLPPMTENEDQGPIIVEVTSDKEESSNRESPEPDEKECLSPMEKVASSPKSPPSADLDSPIKKEEDDIDRSVFSTTTLARQESDAQSITAFKEESKMSISEGSTSDKSGTPLEEVVAEDVFSHIASASTASLATSSLPEPTTDSPSLHAEVGSPHSTEVDDSLSVSVGQTPTTFHEAEAASPSKEDCPRPMSISPDVSPKTKVYTQLHDTKSPEHSTISMEFGQESPDHSLALDFSKQSPEHLSAGTNSRATENGPTEIDDSPSDVVRTSEEQITTAEKPLLFEDADSAHTTSVTPSDASQSTPSVTTPCQMTELPLMAEQADGSPVTPKAVSLTHSAPHSPHSSVASPERDISPSSPSAEHKSDGQEKLDKTSGMTKAASLSPSPRQSSEASPVSGGPVETDISPISPSAEHKSDGQEKLDKPSVTTKAASLSPSPPHSSEASPVSSGPVERDISPISLSAQHKRDTQEKHYKPFETTSLSSSELWFSDEGKPLPEKETNPFLCDDSTIEVKSPVSPQVPSPSYLPLSSHPCSYNAACSFREPDSSKISQSAMSKTDVDLCLVSSCEYRHPKTELSPSFINPNPLEYFINEERTQEEEKPLEVVGGGPPPPGGKLPARQCEETPPTSISESAPSQTDSDVPPGTEECPSITADANIDSEDDSETLPTDRTLTYRHADPPPVALRDSAPTAAPHDVCMVDPEALKAEENRHNANTETAEKPKKKKLTKKASSPARKTGLSKVKDSKTASPKRSLGEGKDAKNATNTSASRGASGKVSSVASLPNCPPMYMDLVYIPNHCNAKNVDAEFFQRVRSSYYVVSGNDQTSQEPSRAVLDALLEGKARWENNMQVTLIPTHDTDVMREWYQESHDKQQELNIMVLASSSTVVMQDESFPACKIEM